CCTGCCTGCGGCCCCTGCGGCACATGGAGCCCACGGTCTCGAGACGGTCGAGGCGCTGCTCGAAGACCTGAGCTTTCGAAACCTCGAGCTGCTCGACCGGGAGCGGCTTCTCAAGAGCGCGACGGCGCCTCGCGGAGGGGGCGGAACCCTCGTCTTCTCGGTGGGTGATGGGGCTTCCGTCGTCGTGCCGAGCGGTGCCACGGGTCGCGGCGCGTCTGGCGCGGGGCGCGTCGACACCGCCGCGGCATCTCGTGCGGGCGCCATCGCGCCGGCGGCCGATCTCGGCGGCTACCTGCGCATCCTCGACCGCGTTCGTCCTGGAGGCGTGGTGTGCGGTACCTTCAGTGACTGGCGCACGACCTCGGTCTATCGATCGGTGGCGGGTCACCACAACGGCTACGACATCGCCTATCCCCCCGGGACCCCCATCGCGGCCGGGTGGCCGGGCCAGGTGGTCTCCATCGCCAACTGGTATGGTGCCGAATACGGCATCACCGTTGAGTCGCCCCAGGGCTTTCGCACCACCTATGGTCACCTGTCGCCTGCGGTTCGCGTCGGCGCCTGGGTGAATCCGGGCGACATCGTCGGTCGGGTCGTGCGCGACCACGTCGATGTGAAGATGCGCGGTGCCGACGGCGCCTTCCTCGATTTCGGACGTGGCTTCTCGTCGGCATCGACGGCAGGTCGCGGCA
This portion of the Pseudomonadota bacterium genome encodes:
- a CDS encoding M23 family metallopeptidase gives rise to the protein MALAAALVGMLSASPAAARPVTVPLPPAPPSVATPRVGAALPAAPAAHGAHGLETVEALLEDLSFRNLELLDRERLLKSATAPRGGGGTLVFSVGDGASVVVPSGATGRGASGAGRVDTAAASRAGAIAPAADLGGYLRILDRVRPGGVVCGTFSDWRTTSVYRSVAGHHNGYDIAYPPGTPIAAGWPGQVVSIANWYGAEYGITVESPQGFRTTYGHLSPAVRVGAWVNPGDIVGRVVRDHVDVKMRGADGAFLDFGRGFSSASTAGRGTRSSLASRGGGVVLSLHIRGTGAAAPRVLPPLNGPTWARRPEAVRAAIAYLRVRHQQADLLARGEAAPAGSLAAVRRQVEEARGRLLVNAVPE